The Panicum virgatum strain AP13 chromosome 3N, P.virgatum_v5, whole genome shotgun sequence genome includes the window cccgccgccgcgacggcctccgcgcggcggcgcccgctgtTCCGGGAGTACATCGGCGCGGAGGGCCAGAACGTGACGTTCGCGGACGTGCCGGTGCACCCGGGCGTGGACTTCCACTTCATCCTCGCCTTCGCCATCGActacgccgccgacgccgccaacgcctccgcgccgccgcgccccaccGACGGCCGCTTCCTCGTCTACTGGGACGAGGCCAACCTcaccccggccgccgtcgccgccgccaagcgccgcggcggctgcggcggcggcgacgtccgcGTCGCGCTCAGCCTCGGCGGCGACACCGTCAACGGCGCCAACGCCACGTTCCGCGCCTCCTCCGTCGACGTCTGGGTGGCCAACGCGGTCGTGTCCCTCACCGACATCCTCACCACGTACGGCCTCGACGGCGTCGACGTCGACTACGAGCACTTCGGCGAGCGCGAGACGCCGGAGGTCTTCGCGGAGTGCGTCGGGCGGCTCGTGCGCGCGCTCCGGGCGCTCGGCGTCATCTCCTTCGCGTCCATCGCGCCCTTCGCCAACCCGGACGTGCAGGCGCACTACGGCGAGCTCTGGCACCGGTACGGCGCCGAGTTCGAGTACGTCAACTTCCAGTTCTACGCGTACGACGCCAACACCACGGTGCCGCAGCTGCTGGGCTACTACGACGAGCAGAGCCGCCggtacgccggcggcggcgggaaggtGCTCCTGGCGTTCGGGACGGACC containing:
- the LOC120663846 gene encoding chitinase 2-like, with the translated sequence MASRCRPPVVRAMAAAACFFPVLLNLLLLPAAATASARRRPLFREYIGAEGQNVTFADVPVHPGVDFHFILAFAIDYAADAANASAPPRPTDGRFLVYWDEANLTPAAVAAAKRRGGCGGGDVRVALSLGGDTVNGANATFRASSVDVWVANAVVSLTDILTTYGLDGVDVDYEHFGERETPEVFAECVGRLVRALRALGVISFASIAPFANPDVQAHYGELWHRYGAEFEYVNFQFYAYDANTTVPQLLGYYDEQSRRYAGGGGKVLLAFGTDPASGGLGPGKGFFRACRALRRQGRLHGVFVWAADNSAADGFRYERVAQRFLAGAATGFT